In Natrinema sp. SYSU A 869, the following proteins share a genomic window:
- a CDS encoding aldehyde ferredoxin oxidoreductase C-terminal domain-containing protein, which produces MHLRAPDRLIRVDLSTESVDRVSVPDEWRRRYVGGKGLGARYLYEELDAGTDPLGPNNVLLFMIGPVSGLLPGESRYAAITKSPLTGSFLDSYAGGTFPAVLAGALRDAGGILVTGRASEPVRLVVADGDVDIESAETWGTDTVATDEHFSDAAVACVGPAGENQVAYATISSDAGDHHAGRGGAGAVMGAKRLKAVVARGDPPSGLENLRERYAERYRESDAGRWLQASGTVETVDFANETGVLPTRGWQDGQFEGADDIGIAAVRELAREREYPDDEDPGGYRVETDAGESVPRGATAMTLGAGLGIDDFDAVAELGATCDRLGLDLISAGNTVAWAIRASEASLLDHSFAFGDPDDARSLLRDIATRETTLGDVLAEGVDAAAERFGGDNLVPTVKAMELPAYDPRGAESMALAYATSDRGACHRRAIPIEREIFENWSPGRAARAVVTEQDQRSILWCLIVDDFVGDVFKDLGAEWLDAVGLDTDGDLQTIGERIWTLTRLFNVREGISRADDELPPALRKPLESGPNDGQAVDEDRFEAMLDAYYAERGWGADGRPARETVDRLGLDEVVDDETPLAERPMERK; this is translated from the coding sequence ATGCACCTTCGCGCGCCCGATCGACTCATCCGCGTCGATCTCTCGACGGAGTCGGTGGACCGCGTTTCCGTCCCGGACGAGTGGCGACGGCGCTACGTCGGCGGCAAGGGTCTCGGAGCGCGGTACCTCTACGAGGAACTGGACGCCGGTACTGATCCGCTCGGACCGAATAATGTCCTGCTGTTCATGATTGGCCCGGTATCGGGACTCCTTCCGGGAGAGAGTCGCTACGCGGCGATCACGAAGTCCCCTCTGACCGGGAGCTTCCTCGACTCGTACGCCGGAGGGACGTTCCCGGCAGTGCTCGCGGGTGCGTTACGTGACGCCGGCGGCATCCTCGTCACCGGCCGGGCGTCAGAGCCAGTCCGACTCGTCGTGGCGGACGGAGACGTGGATATCGAGTCGGCCGAGACCTGGGGAACGGATACCGTCGCCACTGACGAGCACTTTTCCGACGCCGCAGTCGCCTGTGTCGGTCCCGCAGGGGAGAACCAGGTCGCCTACGCGACCATTTCGTCCGACGCCGGCGACCACCACGCTGGTCGGGGCGGCGCGGGCGCCGTGATGGGTGCCAAGCGGCTCAAGGCTGTCGTCGCCCGGGGCGATCCCCCGTCGGGCCTCGAGAACCTGCGCGAACGGTATGCGGAACGCTATCGCGAATCAGACGCTGGAAGGTGGCTGCAAGCGAGCGGCACCGTCGAAACGGTCGACTTTGCTAACGAGACCGGCGTCCTCCCGACGCGCGGATGGCAAGACGGGCAGTTCGAGGGCGCAGACGACATCGGCATCGCCGCCGTCCGCGAACTGGCGCGAGAGCGGGAGTACCCGGACGACGAAGACCCCGGAGGGTACCGGGTCGAGACTGACGCGGGCGAGAGCGTCCCCCGCGGTGCCACAGCGATGACGCTCGGCGCGGGCCTGGGAATCGACGATTTCGACGCCGTGGCGGAACTCGGGGCGACGTGTGACCGACTCGGTCTCGATTTGATCAGCGCCGGAAACACCGTCGCGTGGGCCATCCGTGCCAGCGAGGCGAGCCTGCTCGATCACTCGTTTGCGTTCGGTGATCCCGACGACGCACGGTCGCTGCTTCGCGACATCGCGACCCGAGAGACAACGCTCGGCGACGTACTGGCGGAGGGAGTCGACGCGGCGGCCGAGCGGTTCGGCGGCGACAATCTCGTGCCGACGGTTAAGGCGATGGAACTGCCCGCGTACGATCCCCGGGGCGCCGAAAGCATGGCGCTGGCCTATGCCACAAGCGATCGCGGCGCCTGCCACCGGCGAGCGATCCCGATCGAGCGGGAGATCTTCGAGAACTGGAGTCCGGGGCGGGCCGCCCGCGCCGTCGTAACTGAACAGGACCAGCGCTCGATTCTCTGGTGCCTGATCGTCGACGACTTCGTCGGCGACGTCTTCAAGGATCTCGGCGCCGAGTGGCTGGACGCCGTGGGGTTGGACACCGACGGAGACTTGCAGACGATCGGGGAGCGCATCTGGACGCTTACCCGGTTGTTTAACGTTCGCGAGGGGATCTCTCGAGCGGACGACGAACTACCGCCCGCGCTCCGAAAACCCCTGGAGTCGGGTCCGAACGACGGGCAGGCGGTCGACGAGGATCGTTTCGAAGCGATGCTCGACGCCTATTACGCGGAGCGCGGGTGGGGAGCCGACGGTCGACCGGCCCGCGAGACGGTCGATCGTCTCGGGTTGGACGAGGTCGTCGATGACGAGACGCCGCTGGCCGAGCGACCCATGGAACGGAAATGA
- a CDS encoding SRPBCC family protein, producing MTQWDESQTQVVSSDITEKSNALPAKYFTDPEIFEREKEKVFGQYWVYAGHVNCIPEAGQYFTRTIGDRQLIIVRGHDGDIKAFDNVCAHRGSKMVEDTPMTDPGDAKRIKCPYHLWTYDLEGELKSTPKSFDEAGLNPDLEDEEVQEFDAEENALNDVHVDSIGPLLFVNLSDDPMPLAEQAGVMKDRLEALPLGEYEHATRIVSEVECNWKVFASNYSECDHCQANHQDWIKGISLNESELEVNDYHWVLHYTHAEDVEDEMRIHDEHEAQFHYFWPNFTVNMYGTADGYGTYIIDPIDTGRFQLIADYYFRDSELSEEEREFVRTSRQLQEEDFELVERQWNGLKTGALAQAQLGPNEHTVHKFHQLAQDAYDS from the coding sequence ATGACACAGTGGGACGAATCACAAACGCAAGTAGTGAGTTCGGATATCACGGAGAAGTCGAACGCGTTACCGGCGAAGTACTTCACCGACCCGGAAATCTTCGAGAGAGAGAAAGAGAAAGTGTTCGGCCAGTACTGGGTATACGCCGGACACGTCAACTGCATCCCGGAAGCGGGCCAGTACTTCACCCGGACGATCGGTGATCGACAACTGATCATCGTCCGCGGTCACGACGGTGATATCAAGGCGTTCGACAACGTCTGCGCCCACCGCGGCTCGAAGATGGTCGAGGATACACCGATGACCGACCCCGGCGATGCAAAGCGAATCAAGTGTCCGTACCACCTCTGGACGTACGACCTTGAGGGAGAACTCAAAAGCACGCCCAAGAGCTTCGATGAAGCCGGTCTGAATCCCGACCTTGAGGACGAGGAAGTACAGGAGTTCGACGCCGAAGAGAACGCCCTGAACGATGTGCACGTCGACAGCATCGGGCCGCTGCTCTTCGTGAACCTGAGCGATGACCCGATGCCGCTGGCCGAGCAGGCCGGCGTGATGAAAGACCGTCTCGAGGCGCTCCCGCTGGGGGAGTACGAACACGCCACTCGGATCGTTTCCGAGGTCGAGTGCAATTGGAAGGTGTTCGCGAGCAATTACTCGGAGTGTGACCACTGTCAGGCAAATCATCAGGACTGGATCAAAGGCATCTCGCTCAACGAGTCCGAACTCGAGGTCAATGATTACCACTGGGTGCTTCACTACACCCACGCCGAAGACGTCGAGGACGAGATGCGCATCCACGACGAACACGAGGCACAGTTCCACTACTTCTGGCCGAACTTCACGGTCAACATGTACGGGACCGCCGACGGCTACGGCACCTACATCATCGATCCCATCGACACTGGCCGCTTCCAGTTGATCGCGGACTACTACTTCCGGGACAGCGAGCTCTCGGAGGAGGAACGTGAGTTCGTCCGGACGAGTCGCCAACTCCAGGAAGAAGACTTCGAACTGGTCGAGCGCCAGTGGAACGGACTCAAAACGGGCGCGCTCGCACAGGCCCAACTCGGCCCCAACGAACACACCGTCCACAAGTTCCACCAGCTCGCACAGGACGCCTACGACTCGTGA
- a CDS encoding FAD-dependent oxidoreductase yields the protein MNADDSLPDQADTVIVGAGIVGCNLAYQLTELGRDNVVVVDQGPMPTTGGSSSHAPGIMFQTSESKILSKFAKYSRNLYSDLEDDDGVQAYNEVGGIEVARSDGRMDYLRRRVEWAESWGLPDSEILSPEEVEEKLPLVDTDEIQGGYYSPTDGQVSGVVACAALAREAMDRGAKFVPHTRTEDVETENGSVSSVITENGTIECNEVVIATNIWARQLGEKLDVHLPVTPVEHQYTMTESLEELADNQIDVSDHPLYENYKGVSGDKVDRLLAGPDRPILRDQDNAMYFRTHGDSYGIGSYNHESVVPDPQELGGNEEDAEQGSIHEFTEYHMNNATHPDRPDKAPRQASNELLPATEGRELEHKYNGMFAESPNGLPVMGPVQKYDGLWTAAAIWVTHAGGAGKALAEWMENGVPRLPDGPIGLRHCNVNRFDAHEGSWDFARDIGGEEYRIVYNIMHPKWVWTDHQRDIRRTPMYHSHKELDAELWAEAGWEEPQWFESNADLLAEYGEQIPDREGWEGKYWSPIEGAEALHVRNKVGLHDMTSFNKMEVVGSDAGDFVQRLCTNDMNLDIGDVRYTLMCNEGGGVRADITVTRVDDDRYLLLTTGREVGNNHVAWVREQSPEDVVVNDATSSLAAMVCTGPNARKVLSKVTDVDLSDEAFPFFTSQQFFIKNVPVTALRVSYAGELGWELYTPSEYGEQLWEHLMEAGEEYDLRPYGNGALNALRIEKGFRLWGEDLHTEHNPYEAGLGWATDLETDFIGKEAVVEAAEGNNIDHKVACLTLDDEEATILPHRPIFDGDEPIGYVHSAEYGYTVGACVVYTYLPPEYAEPGTELEIQYEGERYDATVREEPLLD from the coding sequence ATGAACGCAGACGACAGCTTGCCGGACCAAGCAGACACTGTTATTGTCGGTGCCGGTATCGTCGGGTGCAACCTGGCGTACCAGCTCACTGAACTCGGTCGAGACAACGTCGTCGTCGTTGATCAGGGACCGATGCCAACCACTGGTGGATCTTCCAGCCACGCGCCGGGGATCATGTTCCAGACCTCCGAGTCGAAAATCCTCTCAAAGTTCGCCAAGTACAGCCGTAACCTGTACTCGGACCTAGAGGACGACGACGGCGTTCAGGCCTACAACGAAGTTGGTGGTATCGAGGTCGCGCGGAGCGACGGGCGGATGGACTACCTACGGCGCCGTGTCGAGTGGGCCGAGTCCTGGGGGCTCCCGGACTCGGAGATCCTCTCGCCCGAGGAAGTCGAAGAGAAACTACCGCTCGTCGATACCGACGAGATCCAGGGAGGGTACTACTCGCCGACAGACGGCCAGGTATCTGGTGTCGTCGCATGCGCTGCCCTCGCCCGCGAGGCCATGGATCGGGGAGCAAAGTTCGTTCCGCACACCCGCACCGAAGACGTCGAGACCGAGAACGGGTCGGTCAGCTCGGTGATCACCGAAAACGGGACGATCGAGTGTAACGAAGTCGTCATCGCGACGAATATCTGGGCGCGTCAGCTGGGCGAGAAACTCGACGTTCACCTCCCGGTGACGCCAGTCGAACACCAGTACACGATGACCGAGTCGCTCGAGGAGCTCGCCGACAACCAGATCGACGTCAGCGATCACCCGCTGTACGAGAACTATAAGGGCGTCTCCGGAGACAAAGTCGACCGCCTGCTCGCGGGTCCTGATCGGCCGATCCTCCGCGATCAGGACAACGCGATGTACTTCCGGACGCACGGGGACTCCTACGGAATTGGGTCGTACAACCACGAATCCGTCGTGCCCGACCCGCAGGAGCTCGGCGGCAACGAGGAAGACGCTGAACAGGGCTCGATCCACGAGTTCACCGAGTACCATATGAACAACGCGACGCACCCGGATCGACCGGACAAGGCCCCGCGACAGGCCAGCAACGAACTGTTGCCGGCCACTGAGGGGAGGGAACTCGAACACAAGTACAACGGCATGTTCGCAGAGTCCCCCAACGGCCTGCCGGTGATGGGGCCAGTCCAGAAGTACGACGGGCTCTGGACTGCGGCAGCCATCTGGGTCACTCACGCCGGCGGCGCCGGCAAGGCGCTCGCCGAGTGGATGGAGAACGGCGTCCCCCGCCTTCCTGACGGGCCGATCGGTCTCCGTCACTGCAACGTCAATCGGTTCGACGCCCACGAAGGCAGCTGGGACTTCGCTCGAGACATCGGGGGCGAAGAGTACCGCATCGTCTACAACATCATGCACCCGAAGTGGGTGTGGACGGATCACCAGCGCGACATCCGCCGCACGCCGATGTACCACAGCCACAAGGAACTCGACGCCGAGCTGTGGGCCGAAGCCGGTTGGGAGGAACCGCAGTGGTTCGAGTCCAACGCCGACCTGCTCGCCGAGTACGGCGAGCAGATCCCGGACCGTGAGGGCTGGGAGGGCAAGTACTGGTCGCCCATCGAGGGCGCGGAGGCGCTCCACGTCCGCAACAAGGTCGGCCTCCACGACATGACGTCGTTCAACAAGATGGAGGTCGTCGGGAGCGACGCCGGAGACTTCGTCCAGCGCCTCTGTACGAACGACATGAACCTCGACATCGGCGACGTCCGGTACACCTTGATGTGTAACGAGGGAGGCGGCGTCCGCGCCGACATCACCGTCACGCGCGTCGACGACGACCGCTACCTCCTCCTGACGACGGGTCGCGAGGTCGGAAACAACCACGTCGCATGGGTCCGCGAGCAGTCCCCCGAGGACGTGGTCGTCAACGACGCCACCTCCAGCCTGGCGGCGATGGTCTGTACCGGTCCGAACGCGCGGAAGGTGCTCTCCAAGGTGACGGACGTGGACCTCTCCGACGAGGCGTTCCCGTTCTTCACGAGTCAGCAGTTCTTCATCAAAAACGTGCCCGTCACCGCGCTTCGGGTGTCCTACGCTGGCGAACTCGGCTGGGAGCTGTACACGCCCTCCGAGTACGGCGAGCAGCTCTGGGAGCACCTCATGGAGGCCGGCGAAGAGTACGACCTTCGCCCGTACGGCAACGGCGCGTTGAACGCCTTGCGTATCGAGAAGGGCTTCCGGCTATGGGGAGAGGACCTCCACACCGAGCACAACCCCTACGAAGCGGGCCTCGGGTGGGCCACCGACCTGGAGACCGACTTCATCGGGAAGGAGGCGGTCGTCGAAGCGGCCGAGGGTAACAACATCGACCACAAGGTCGCGTGCCTGACCCTCGACGACGAAGAGGCGACGATCCTCCCTCACCGTCCGATCTTCGACGGTGACGAACCGATCGGCTACGTACACAGCGCCGAGTACGGGTACACGGTCGGCGCCTGCGTCGTCTACACGTACCTCCCGCCGGAGTACGCGGAGCCCGGGACCGAACTCGAGATCCAGTACGAGGGCGAACGGTACGACGCGACTGTCCGCGAGGAACCGCTTCTCGATTAA
- a CDS encoding GTP-binding protein produces the protein MVTSSSEIPITVISGPLGAGKTTLVNRLLNNPGDRRIAVIVNDMGEVNVDAELIADETEKSVVDLSNGCICCRLQDDLIAQSTRLAEERSFDHLVVEASGISEPVPIARTLTEGTKEDSLPDRFRLDTTVSVVDAYGFWKAFDSEESLPDAAPDPERPLTEVLVDQIEFCDVLLLNKCDMVPDDARESIEAAIRELQPRATLHRTTYSDVDPSDVLDTGSFDFEAARRQQGWKRALSGEAANEDPGHDHGGDAVSAAEAHGVGSFVYRRERPFHPERFDAWLDDWDSEIIRAKGFVWVASRPETVLGVSQAGPSVQAGPIGEWGHDDPATRLVFIGSDLDEAAVTDELDGCLAASDEQTEEYSTDPFPRGSA, from the coding sequence ATGGTCACATCTTCATCCGAGATTCCGATCACTGTTATCAGCGGACCGCTGGGTGCAGGCAAAACGACGCTAGTCAACCGACTGCTGAACAATCCCGGCGATAGGCGAATCGCCGTCATCGTCAACGACATGGGCGAGGTCAACGTCGACGCGGAGTTAATCGCCGACGAGACGGAGAAGAGTGTCGTCGACCTCTCGAACGGGTGTATCTGCTGTCGGCTCCAGGACGACCTCATCGCTCAATCGACGCGGTTGGCCGAGGAGCGCTCGTTCGACCACCTCGTCGTCGAGGCGTCAGGAATCAGCGAACCGGTTCCCATCGCTCGTACGCTCACGGAGGGGACAAAAGAAGACAGCCTTCCGGACCGGTTCCGCCTCGATACGACAGTTTCGGTCGTCGACGCCTACGGGTTCTGGAAAGCGTTCGATTCCGAAGAATCCCTCCCGGATGCTGCCCCGGACCCGGAACGCCCGTTGACCGAGGTGTTAGTCGACCAGATCGAGTTCTGCGACGTGTTGCTGCTGAACAAGTGCGATATGGTACCCGACGATGCGCGGGAGTCTATTGAGGCCGCCATCCGCGAACTCCAGCCGCGCGCGACGCTTCATCGAACGACGTACAGCGATGTCGACCCGAGTGACGTTCTCGACACCGGATCGTTCGACTTCGAAGCGGCGCGGCGGCAGCAAGGCTGGAAACGAGCCCTGTCGGGAGAAGCAGCAAACGAGGATCCGGGTCACGACCACGGTGGCGATGCCGTCTCGGCGGCCGAGGCACACGGAGTCGGGTCGTTCGTCTATCGGCGAGAGCGTCCTTTCCACCCTGAACGGTTCGACGCGTGGCTCGACGACTGGGACAGCGAGATCATCCGCGCGAAAGGGTTCGTGTGGGTAGCGAGTCGCCCAGAGACGGTTCTCGGGGTGAGTCAAGCCGGTCCGTCTGTCCAGGCTGGCCCGATCGGCGAATGGGGCCATGATGATCCGGCGACGCGGCTAGTGTTCATCGGTAGCGACCTCGATGAAGCGGCCGTAACCGATGAACTCGACGGCTGTCTGGCGGCATCCGACGAACAGACCGAAGAGTACTCTACCGATCCCTTCCCCCGCGGATCCGCTTGA
- a CDS encoding heme-binding protein — translation MVESIPLETATDLIEAAEAKADEIDNPMVITVANSEGNLIAQHRMDGGWLASVSISRNKAYTSAALEMPTHELAEPSEPGNSLYGLQTTDDDQIVIFGGGYPLERDDEVVGSIGVSGGAVSQDREVAEAGLERWNDLVKEEAITADD, via the coding sequence ATGGTAGAGTCCATTCCGCTGGAGACAGCGACAGACCTGATAGAAGCGGCAGAAGCAAAAGCAGACGAGATCGATAACCCGATGGTAATCACGGTTGCAAACAGCGAGGGCAACCTCATCGCCCAACACCGCATGGACGGCGGCTGGCTGGCCTCTGTGAGTATCTCGCGTAACAAGGCGTATACGTCGGCTGCGTTGGAGATGCCGACTCACGAACTGGCAGAGCCCTCCGAACCGGGCAACTCCCTATACGGCCTCCAGACGACCGACGACGACCAAATCGTCATCTTCGGTGGCGGCTATCCACTCGAGCGAGACGATGAAGTCGTCGGTTCGATCGGCGTCTCCGGCGGCGCCGTGAGCCAGGACCGCGAAGTCGCCGAAGCTGGCCTCGAACGGTGGAACGACCTCGTCAAAGAGGAAGCGATCACGGCAGACGACTGA
- a CDS encoding SRPBCC family protein, which translates to MTQWKETQTKPVSSDITEKSNALPAKYFTEDDIFELEKDKIFGQYWVYAGHSNSISEPGQFFTRDIGGRNLVVVRDKNGEARAFENFSAHDGSAIVDDTPMTDPERIDPDELEEADDIHVDSIGPLLFVNLSDDPMPLAEQAGVMKDRLEALPLGEYEHATRIVSEVECNWKVFASNYSECDHCQANHQDWIKGISLNESELEVNDYHWVLHYTHAEDVEDEMRIHDEHEAQFHYFWPNFTVNMYGTADGYGTYIIDPIDTGRFRLIADYYFEDPDLSEEEREFVRTSRQLQEEDFELVERQWNGLKTGALAQAQLGPNEHTVHKFHQLAQDAYNS; encoded by the coding sequence ATGACGCAGTGGAAAGAGACCCAGACGAAGCCAGTTAGTTCAGACATCACAGAGAAATCGAACGCGCTACCGGCGAAGTACTTCACCGAAGACGATATATTCGAACTCGAAAAGGATAAGATCTTCGGGCAGTACTGGGTCTACGCGGGCCATTCGAATAGTATCAGTGAACCAGGTCAGTTTTTCACCCGAGACATCGGTGGTCGGAACCTGGTCGTTGTCCGGGACAAAAATGGCGAGGCGCGTGCCTTCGAGAACTTTTCGGCCCACGATGGCTCGGCGATCGTAGACGATACGCCGATGACCGATCCCGAACGTATCGATCCGGACGAACTCGAGGAAGCAGACGATATTCACGTCGACAGCATCGGGCCGCTGCTCTTCGTGAACCTGAGTGACGATCCGATGCCACTAGCTGAGCAGGCCGGCGTGATGAAAGACCGACTCGAGGCGCTCCCGCTGGGGGAGTACGAACACGCAACTCGGATCGTCTCGGAGGTCGAGTGTAACTGGAAGGTGTTCGCGAGCAACTACTCGGAGTGCGATCACTGCCAGGCTAACCATCAGGACTGGATCAAAGGCATCTCGCTCAACGAGTCCGAACTCGAGGTCAACGATTACCACTGGGTGCTTCACTACACCCACGCCGAAGACGTCGAGGACGAGATGCGCATCCACGACGAACACGAGGCACAGTTCCACTACTTCTGGCCGAACTTCACGGTCAACATGTACGGGACCGCCGACGGCTACGGCACCTACATCATCGATCCCATCGACACTGGTCGCTTCCGTCTGATCGCGGATTACTATTTCGAAGATCCGGACCTCTCCGAGGAAGAGCGAGAGTTCGTCCGGACGAGTCGCCAACTCCAAGAAGAAGACTTCGAACTGGTCGAGCGCCAGTGGAACGGACTCAAAACGGGCGCGCTCGCACAGGCCCAACTCGGCCCCAACGAACACACCGTCCACAAGTTCCACCAGCTCGCACAGGACGCGTATAACTCGTAA
- a CDS encoding NADH-ubiquinone oxidoreductase-F iron-sulfur binding region domain-containing protein gives MKRGPSTADSSTLVRVAIDIAANGDEQVVTAMQDEADSIPVVRTGPTGVMGSEPLVMATHEGRTAFFADAKPSTARDVVDTLEDGTIPTDDADAVVEHGPKTMSLPIPNMGPLSVGRRSVLDRCGWVDPLDPKEWPVVASERTAERVTDIGLLGRGRGDATADAPVADAWETARDADGDPVVVANANETRDEQRADEVLLGGAPIAVLDGIAAVAEYLGADDAIVYLNEEDSHLHRHLREAIDAVAGELPIVPQLVAGPDEYRAGAPTAALEAMEGADRIEPRLQPPSPAKHGLYGRPTVIHTPRTFAQVRRAIRDPDAFDANAAEPGTRLITVTGDIAHPATIELLSDSSLSVVRDAVDLTGSFKMACVGGVLGGIVRDLDIAPTAQSLTAADLGTDGVVELLNDDRCVVADVGERARFASTENSGRCVPGREGTQQLTELLRDVYQGSIEVDTIRELGRVMTRSSNCRIGAHAPRPVTTAIDEFEPEFRAHTDGRCPSGTCAEKL, from the coding sequence ATGAAACGGGGTCCAAGCACCGCTGATAGCTCAACTCTCGTCCGCGTCGCGATCGACATCGCGGCGAACGGCGACGAACAAGTCGTGACGGCGATGCAAGACGAAGCCGACTCGATACCGGTGGTCCGCACGGGACCGACCGGTGTAATGGGGAGTGAACCACTCGTCATGGCGACGCACGAGGGCCGAACAGCGTTCTTTGCCGACGCGAAGCCGTCGACCGCCCGGGACGTCGTCGACACGCTGGAAGACGGAACCATCCCGACAGATGACGCTGACGCGGTTGTCGAACACGGACCCAAGACGATGTCGCTCCCGATCCCGAACATGGGGCCGCTCTCAGTCGGTCGGCGGTCGGTGCTCGATCGGTGTGGATGGGTCGACCCGCTCGATCCAAAAGAGTGGCCGGTCGTCGCGTCTGAACGAACCGCCGAGAGGGTGACGGATATCGGACTCCTCGGTCGGGGACGCGGCGACGCCACCGCCGATGCCCCCGTCGCCGACGCGTGGGAGACCGCCCGGGACGCGGACGGAGACCCGGTCGTGGTTGCCAATGCGAACGAGACGCGCGACGAGCAGCGAGCGGACGAGGTACTGCTCGGCGGAGCGCCGATCGCCGTCCTCGACGGGATAGCAGCCGTCGCCGAGTATCTGGGTGCCGACGACGCTATCGTCTACCTGAACGAGGAGGATAGTCACCTGCATCGACACCTCCGCGAAGCGATCGATGCAGTCGCCGGCGAACTGCCGATCGTTCCGCAGCTGGTGGCCGGCCCCGATGAGTACCGTGCCGGCGCCCCGACGGCCGCCCTCGAGGCGATGGAAGGGGCCGACCGCATCGAACCGCGTCTCCAGCCGCCGTCACCCGCCAAGCACGGTCTCTACGGACGGCCGACGGTCATCCACACGCCGCGGACGTTCGCACAGGTACGGCGGGCTATCCGCGATCCGGACGCGTTCGATGCAAATGCCGCCGAACCGGGCACCCGGCTGATCACCGTCACCGGCGATATCGCCCATCCGGCAACCATCGAACTCCTGTCGGACAGCAGCCTTTCGGTGGTTCGAGATGCCGTCGATCTGACAGGGTCGTTCAAGATGGCCTGCGTCGGCGGCGTCCTCGGCGGCATCGTGCGAGACCTCGACATCGCTCCAACCGCACAGTCGCTTACTGCGGCCGATCTCGGGACCGACGGCGTCGTCGAGCTCCTAAACGACGACCGGTGCGTGGTCGCCGACGTCGGCGAGCGCGCCCGGTTCGCATCCACCGAAAACAGCGGCCGCTGCGTGCCAGGCCGCGAAGGGACGCAACAGCTCACCGAACTCCTGCGAGACGTCTACCAGGGATCGATCGAGGTCGACACGATCCGCGAACTGGGTCGAGTGATGACACGGTCGAGCAACTGCCGGATCGGCGCTCACGCGCCCCGCCCCGTAACGACCGCGATTGACGAGTTCGAACCGGAGTTCCGAGCGCATACCGACGGCCGCTGTCCCAGCGGCACCTGCGCGGAGAAACTATGA
- a CDS encoding creatininase family protein, which produces MHLESATWTDVQGVETDLAMVPIGSTEQHGPHAPLGTDTLNAETVAETTAERLDDPVVVSPAVPVGIAEEHRQFFGTLWTSESTFRSYVRDIVGSLASHGFDRVVLVNGHGGNAAALREVAGTITRHDDAYAVPFTWFKEVGDHTSRMGHGGPLETALLQHANPVHVREECLDDAAAEASDRWGDWQGRVNLAFDSTEFTENGVIGDPREASADLGEELLDAASEALVELLETVAKHDPNRPTHR; this is translated from the coding sequence ATGCACCTTGAGAGCGCAACGTGGACCGACGTCCAGGGCGTGGAGACAGATCTAGCGATGGTGCCGATCGGCAGCACGGAACAGCACGGTCCTCACGCCCCGCTGGGTACCGACACGCTCAACGCTGAGACAGTCGCTGAGACCACCGCCGAACGACTCGACGACCCCGTCGTCGTGTCCCCGGCAGTTCCGGTCGGCATCGCCGAGGAACACAGACAGTTTTTCGGAACGCTCTGGACATCCGAATCGACGTTCAGGTCGTACGTCCGTGACATCGTCGGAAGTCTGGCATCACACGGCTTCGACCGCGTCGTGCTGGTGAACGGTCACGGTGGAAACGCAGCGGCGCTCCGGGAAGTCGCCGGAACGATCACGCGCCACGACGATGCGTACGCGGTCCCGTTCACCTGGTTCAAGGAGGTCGGTGACCATACCTCCCGCATGGGCCATGGCGGTCCGCTGGAGACGGCATTGCTCCAGCACGCGAACCCGGTCCACGTGCGCGAGGAGTGTCTCGACGACGCGGCAGCGGAAGCCAGCGATCGGTGGGGTGACTGGCAGGGACGGGTCAATCTCGCGTTTGACTCGACCGAGTTCACCGAGAACGGCGTCATCGGCGATCCGCGCGAGGCGAGCGCCGACCTGGGTGAGGAACTGCTCGACGCCGCGAGCGAAGCGCTCGTGGAGTTGCTCGAAACCGTGGCCAAGCACGATCCAAACCGTCCCACACATCGGTAA